A window of Komagataeibacter medellinensis NBRC 3288 contains these coding sequences:
- a CDS encoding FAD-dependent oxidoreductase, with translation MATQRIAIIGGGPGGLMLARLLQRQGKCPVVLERDRHAEERPQGGSLDMHDETGQYAMEHAGLREAFMAVARPEDQGDRLYNAAGVLLFDRNEPADNRPEIDRSVLRQILLNSLMPGTVRWGRRITRIAPEESGFVVGGDGWSERFDTVIGADGAWSGVRSLLSDAVPLYEGVTLVELGFDVSRHPRVSKLTGNGKMLAVGDNRALITQRNGDGHIRGYAGIRLTESLAKEWGSWSGKNVRLALRDVFAGWAPELQDVIETGDFIGVRPLYALPIGHSWKSQAGLTLLGDAAHLMSPFSGEGVNLALADAVELADALTSADDWSPVSRYECAMCARATVAAEGAAQDLRSVFSSAGVEHVLEHYRARVHA, from the coding sequence ATGGCAACGCAACGGATTGCAATTATAGGGGGTGGTCCGGGTGGTTTGATGCTTGCCCGTCTCCTGCAACGTCAGGGGAAATGCCCTGTAGTTCTGGAACGGGACCGGCATGCAGAGGAGCGCCCTCAGGGAGGCTCTCTCGATATGCATGATGAGACCGGCCAGTATGCGATGGAGCATGCGGGTTTACGAGAAGCATTTATGGCGGTAGCCCGCCCGGAAGATCAGGGAGATCGCCTTTACAATGCCGCAGGCGTGCTTCTGTTTGATCGTAATGAGCCTGCGGACAACCGGCCAGAAATCGATCGATCCGTGCTGCGTCAGATCCTGCTGAACTCCCTCATGCCCGGAACTGTGCGCTGGGGGCGGCGAATAACCCGAATTGCTCCTGAAGAGAGCGGCTTCGTGGTGGGTGGCGACGGGTGGTCCGAACGGTTTGATACTGTCATAGGTGCGGATGGCGCATGGTCCGGTGTTCGCTCCCTGCTAAGCGATGCCGTGCCGCTTTATGAAGGGGTTACGCTGGTTGAGTTGGGGTTCGATGTGAGCCGTCATCCTCGCGTCAGTAAACTGACCGGTAACGGCAAAATGCTTGCGGTCGGTGACAACCGTGCACTGATTACGCAGCGAAACGGTGATGGCCATATTCGCGGATACGCGGGCATCAGGCTGACAGAAAGTTTGGCCAAAGAGTGGGGAAGCTGGTCCGGCAAAAACGTGCGGCTGGCATTGCGGGATGTTTTTGCCGGATGGGCGCCGGAATTGCAGGACGTGATTGAAACGGGAGATTTTATCGGTGTAAGACCGCTTTATGCCCTGCCCATCGGTCATTCCTGGAAAAGTCAGGCCGGCCTGACCCTGCTGGGTGATGCCGCGCATCTCATGTCTCCGTTCTCGGGCGAAGGGGTTAATCTTGCGCTGGCTGATGCCGTGGAACTGGCGGATGCTCTGACTTCGGCCGATGACTGGTCCCCAGTCAGTCGGTATGAATGCGCCATGTGTGCACGTGCGACTGTGGCAGCCGAGGGGGCAGCACAGGACTTGAGAAGCGTTTTCTCCTCTGCAGGGGTAGAACACGTCCTGGAGCACTATCGCGCTCGCGTGCATGCGTAA
- a CDS encoding sugar O-acetyltransferase produces MIPYRSEKQKMLAGDLYSASDPELQHDMAQCAQWLVRYNNLNGSLPERLGAVGENACIRPPFHCDYGYNIFLGDNVFLNFNCIVLDVVPIRIGDGAQIGPGVQILSADHPRDAALRQKMLEFGRPITIGRNVWIGGGAIILPGITIGDNAIIGAGSVVTHDVAADATVAGNPARPLHTGLHSRQIT; encoded by the coding sequence ATGATACCCTACCGAAGCGAGAAACAGAAAATGCTGGCTGGCGATCTGTATTCCGCCAGCGACCCCGAACTGCAACACGATATGGCGCAATGTGCTCAATGGCTTGTCCGGTACAATAACCTGAATGGGTCCCTGCCTGAACGACTGGGCGCAGTTGGAGAGAACGCCTGTATCCGGCCACCTTTCCATTGTGATTATGGTTATAATATCTTTCTGGGGGACAATGTGTTCCTCAATTTCAACTGCATCGTGCTTGATGTTGTACCCATCAGAATCGGGGATGGCGCGCAGATTGGCCCCGGCGTCCAGATCCTGAGCGCTGATCACCCCCGAGACGCTGCATTACGCCAGAAAATGCTGGAATTCGGCCGCCCCATTACTATCGGTAGAAATGTCTGGATCGGCGGCGGTGCCATCATTCTGCCCGGTATCACGATCGGGGATAATGCCATTATCGGGGCTGGCAGCGTCGTCACGCATGATGTGGCTGCTGACGCAACCGTGGCAGGCAATCCGGCACGACCTTTGCACACTGGTTTACATTCTCGGCAGATTACTTAA
- a CDS encoding 5-methylcytosine restriction system specificity protein McrC, which produces MFQTLPDILVMRGGMIVQAIDTKWKRLTRRMDDPKQDVSQSDVYQMMAHARIYDCRRLMLLYPHHAGLEAAVYYIPQRPDQLDVNSRHGQHHRPAGPAARTLCRVLTCGREASADNR; this is translated from the coding sequence GTGTTCCAGACCCTTCCCGATATCCTGGTCATGCGCGGCGGTATGATCGTGCAGGCTATCGATACCAAATGGAAACGCCTGACCCGCCGGATGGATGACCCCAAACAGGATGTCAGCCAGAGCGATGTCTACCAGATGATGGCTCATGCACGGATCTATGACTGTCGGCGGCTCATGCTGCTCTACCCGCACCATGCGGGGCTGGAGGCGGCGGTGTATTATATCCCCCAACGGCCCGACCAACTGGATGTGAACAGTAGACATGGCCAACATCACCGGCCTGCCGGACCGGCTGCGCGCACTCTGTGCCGGGTGCTGACCTGCGGGCGGGAAGCCAGCGCCGATAATCGGTAA
- a CDS encoding FAD-dependent monooxygenase, which translates to MHTGGRIEMLEAAWLIGCDGTHSIACTRMGLTFEEDALHAEFILVDVHIAELAAPPDESAIFWHPVRA; encoded by the coding sequence ATGCATACGGGCGGCAGGATCGAGATGCTGGAAGCCGCGTGGCTCATCGGTTGCGATGGTACGCATTCCATTGCTTGCACCAGAATGGGTCTGACATTCGAGGAAGACGCACTGCACGCGGAGTTTATCCTCGTTGATGTGCATATAGCGGAACTTGCGGCCCCGCCAGATGAGTCAGCGATTTTCTGGCATCCGGTCAGAGCATGA
- a CDS encoding PhzF family phenazine biosynthesis protein — MAELQFQQIDVFSSEPTKGNPVAVVIGADTLTTEQMSAFANWTNLSETTFLLRPTTLEADYRVRIFTPQTELPFAGHPTLGSCHAWLAAGGQPRRHMIIQECGLGLVPVRSHNGYLAFAAPPLQRSGLVEPDLLHRVAAGLKIAPSSIRAAAWTDNGPGWLSIMLGSRKEVLALEPDYAALSDLSIGVIGPWDAIQDGKQVQFEVRAFAMGCGVNEDPVTGSLNAGLAQWLIGRGLAPEHYIASQGTRLGRAGRVHVDLENGKIWIGGITTTLVTGMLRL; from the coding sequence ATGGCTGAATTGCAGTTTCAGCAGATTGACGTATTTTCTTCAGAACCGACCAAAGGCAATCCGGTTGCCGTGGTGATCGGTGCAGATACCCTGACCACCGAACAGATGTCCGCTTTTGCCAACTGGACAAACCTGAGTGAAACAACATTTCTACTCCGCCCAACCACGCTGGAGGCAGACTACAGGGTCCGTATTTTTACACCGCAGACCGAACTGCCATTTGCAGGCCACCCTACCCTGGGCAGTTGTCACGCCTGGCTGGCCGCAGGTGGCCAGCCACGTAGGCATATGATCATACAAGAATGTGGTCTGGGTCTTGTGCCGGTACGCTCCCATAACGGCTACCTTGCTTTTGCTGCTCCCCCGTTGCAGCGGTCTGGATTGGTGGAACCGGACCTGCTGCACCGTGTTGCAGCAGGGCTAAAGATTGCACCCTCGTCCATTCGGGCAGCGGCATGGACTGACAATGGACCGGGGTGGCTATCCATTATGCTTGGGTCGCGAAAAGAGGTCCTGGCGCTCGAACCGGATTACGCAGCCCTGTCCGATCTGAGTATTGGTGTCATAGGTCCATGGGATGCCATACAGGATGGAAAACAGGTCCAGTTCGAGGTGCGCGCCTTTGCCATGGGTTGCGGGGTGAACGAAGACCCCGTGACGGGAAGCCTGAACGCCGGGCTGGCACAGTGGCTCATAGGCCGTGGGCTGGCACCTGAGCATTACATTGCCAGTCAGGGCACCCGGCTCGGTCGGGCCGGACGCGTGCATGTCGATCTGGAAAACGGAAAAATCTGGATTGGAGGCATAACGACGACCCTGGTTACAGGCATGCTTCGGTTATGA
- a CDS encoding efflux RND transporter periplasmic adaptor subunit, whose product MMHYSRIVAPAALILSLAACQRHAAAPKLPPQPVRVVTLQAQPVQITTQLPGRTEAFEIAQVRPQVSGVIQKRLFQEGTDVQAGQQLYQIDPGIYQAAVDTAQGQLLHAQANEVTARAKLNRYGPLLKAHAVSQQEYDDALAAERGAQGDIQAAKGQLERAMVDLGYTHMNAPITGRIGRSILTVGALVTASQTNNVAIVTRLDPIYVDVNLPATELLRFKRELAQGRLTRVGDNAASITIALEDGTTYEHSGRMEFSEVNVDETTATVVVRAVMPNPERLLLPGMYVRAQLAEGIDPAALLVPQEGVLRNSHGDPQVWVVDADNKVSLRPVVVGQAIGTNWLVTAGLKSGERVVVQGIQKIHAGDTVTPTDAAATDAAVPAKAG is encoded by the coding sequence ATGATGCATTACTCCCGTATCGTAGCCCCGGCGGCACTGATACTGTCTCTTGCGGCCTGCCAGCGGCATGCAGCCGCCCCCAAGCTGCCGCCCCAGCCGGTCAGGGTGGTTACCCTCCAGGCGCAGCCGGTACAGATTACGACCCAACTGCCCGGCCGGACCGAGGCGTTTGAAATCGCACAGGTGCGACCGCAGGTCAGTGGAGTGATCCAGAAGCGCCTGTTCCAGGAAGGCACGGATGTACAGGCTGGCCAACAGCTGTACCAGATTGATCCCGGCATCTATCAGGCTGCTGTGGATACGGCGCAGGGTCAGCTTCTGCATGCCCAGGCCAATGAGGTAACAGCCCGTGCCAAGCTGAACCGCTACGGGCCGCTGCTCAAGGCGCATGCCGTAAGTCAACAGGAATATGACGACGCCCTTGCCGCCGAGCGTGGGGCGCAGGGCGATATCCAGGCCGCCAAGGGCCAGCTTGAACGGGCGATGGTCGATCTGGGCTATACGCACATGAATGCGCCCATTACCGGGCGGATCGGTCGTTCGATCCTGACCGTGGGCGCGCTGGTTACCGCCAGCCAGACCAATAACGTGGCGATCGTAACCCGGCTCGATCCGATTTATGTGGACGTGAACCTGCCCGCGACCGAACTGCTGCGCTTCAAGCGTGAACTGGCGCAGGGGCGGCTGACGCGCGTGGGCGACAACGCGGCCAGCATTACCATCGCGCTGGAGGATGGTACGACCTACGAGCATTCCGGTCGCATGGAATTTTCCGAAGTCAATGTGGATGAAACAACCGCTACCGTGGTGGTGCGTGCGGTCATGCCCAACCCCGAGCGCCTGTTGCTGCCGGGCATGTATGTCCGTGCCCAGTTGGCGGAAGGTATTGACCCCGCCGCCCTGCTGGTGCCGCAGGAAGGCGTGCTGCGCAATTCTCACGGGGATCCGCAGGTGTGGGTGGTGGATGCCGACAACAAGGTTAGCCTGCGCCCGGTCGTGGTGGGGCAGGCTATCGGCACGAACTGGCTTGTGACCGCTGGCCTGAAAAGCGGCGAGCGCGTGGTGGTGCAGGGCATACAGAAAATTCATGCCGGCGATACGGTGACCCCCACCGATGCTGCCGCCACAGATGCGGCCGTCCCGGCCAAGGCAGGATAA
- a CDS encoding efflux RND transporter permease subunit, whose translation MSLSRFFIDRPVFAWVIGLIIMLVGGVSIFRLPIAQYPSIAPPQIAITVTYPGASADTVNDTVVRPILQQMFGLDHLEYISSQSYASGQMEIDLTFAQGTNPDIAQVQVQNKLQLAQPKLPQEVTAQGLSITKAVKNFMMVIAFISTDNSMTGADIADYVASNISDPLSRVTGVGDHTLFGAEYAMRIWLDPSKLYKYALTVGDVQTAIQTQNIQVSSGELGGVPATKGARLDATIIGPTRLHSPEEFGKILLKVQQDGSQVRIRDVARVELGPQTYNTHSFYNNMPASGMALKLAPGANQLQTETAVREQIKELEQFFPPGLKTVYPLDTEPFIVLSIKEVVITLAEAIVLVFLVMLVFLQNFRATLIPTIAVPVVLLGTFGILAALGFSINTLTMLAMVLAVGLLVDDAIVVVENVERVMTEKKLSPPEAARQSMDEISGALVGIVLVLTAVFLPMAAFGGSTGVIYRQFSITIVAAMWLSVLVAMVMTPALCATMLKPGTHEKTTGAAGWFNRHFSRLTNGYQNGVNRVLGHAGVSMLAFVVITVGVGFLFMRLPTGFLPDEDQGLIFGQITMPPSSTLEQTAAVNHMVADYILKTEGRNVESVYSMNGFNFAGQGQSAGAFFIRLKDWDDRPAASQTSAAIAMRIMMHFWMNPAAQIFAINPPAVLELGNATGFDVELEDRGHLGHARMLEARNMVLGLAAKDHRLTAVRPNGMEDAAQYHLDIDREKANALGLTIADINTTIEGALGSIYVNQFLRDDRVKQVYIQGEPDARMIPDDLNKWYIRNATGAMVPFNAFVSGQWIMGPQKVEDYNGLNAFEILGQPAAGYSSGDSIAAIKDVLAKLPPGVGYEWTGLSYEQMASGASTGPLYALALIVILFCLAALYESWAIPFAVLLVIPLGVLGAIVATLGRGLANDVYFQVGLLTTVGLAVKNAILIVEFAKAFFENGATLEESVLEAGRERLRPILMTSIAFVVGVFPLAIATGAGSAARVAIGTAVVGGMVTATLLAVYFVPLFFVVVLRLFRVKRLSERTKGE comes from the coding sequence ATGTCATTGTCGCGCTTCTTCATTGACCGGCCTGTCTTTGCGTGGGTGATCGGGCTGATCATCATGCTTGTGGGCGGAGTCTCCATCTTCAGGCTGCCCATTGCGCAGTATCCCTCCATCGCGCCGCCACAGATTGCCATAACGGTCACCTATCCCGGTGCGTCCGCCGATACGGTGAACGATACGGTCGTGCGCCCGATCCTGCAGCAGATGTTCGGCCTCGATCATCTGGAATATATTTCGTCCCAGTCCTATGCCTCGGGACAGATGGAAATCGACCTGACCTTCGCGCAGGGGACCAACCCCGACATCGCGCAGGTGCAGGTGCAGAACAAGCTGCAACTGGCCCAGCCCAAGCTGCCGCAGGAAGTTACGGCGCAGGGGCTGAGCATTACCAAGGCCGTCAAGAACTTCATGATGGTCATTGCCTTCATCTCGACCGATAACAGCATGACGGGCGCTGATATCGCGGATTATGTGGCTTCTAACATTTCCGATCCGCTCAGCCGTGTGACCGGCGTGGGGGACCACACGCTGTTCGGCGCGGAATACGCTATGCGGATCTGGCTCGACCCTTCAAAGCTGTACAAATACGCCCTGACGGTTGGCGACGTGCAGACCGCGATCCAGACGCAGAACATCCAGGTTTCATCGGGTGAACTGGGTGGTGTGCCCGCCACCAAGGGCGCGCGGCTGGATGCGACCATCATCGGCCCGACCCGCCTGCATTCGCCCGAGGAGTTCGGCAAGATCCTGCTCAAGGTGCAGCAGGATGGCTCGCAGGTGCGCATACGCGATGTGGCGCGCGTGGAACTGGGACCGCAGACCTACAATACCCATTCCTTCTACAACAATATGCCGGCTTCGGGCATGGCCCTGAAGCTTGCACCGGGGGCCAACCAGCTCCAGACCGAAACTGCGGTGCGCGAGCAGATAAAGGAACTCGAACAGTTCTTCCCGCCCGGGCTCAAGACCGTCTATCCGCTGGATACCGAGCCGTTCATCGTCCTGTCGATCAAGGAAGTGGTCATCACGCTGGCGGAAGCGATCGTGCTGGTGTTCCTGGTGATGCTGGTCTTCCTGCAGAACTTCCGCGCCACCCTGATCCCCACCATCGCGGTGCCGGTGGTGCTGCTGGGTACGTTTGGCATCCTTGCCGCCCTTGGCTTTTCCATCAATACGCTGACCATGCTGGCCATGGTGCTGGCGGTGGGCCTTCTGGTGGATGACGCCATCGTGGTGGTCGAGAATGTCGAGCGCGTGATGACGGAGAAGAAACTCTCCCCCCCCGAAGCGGCCCGCCAGTCCATGGATGAGATCTCGGGCGCGCTGGTTGGCATCGTTCTGGTGCTTACCGCAGTGTTCCTGCCCATGGCCGCGTTTGGCGGGTCCACGGGGGTGATTTACCGGCAGTTCTCCATCACCATTGTCGCGGCCATGTGGCTTTCGGTTCTGGTGGCCATGGTCATGACACCGGCCCTGTGCGCCACCATGCTCAAGCCTGGCACGCATGAAAAGACAACGGGTGCCGCGGGCTGGTTCAACCGCCACTTCAGCCGGTTGACCAATGGCTACCAGAATGGTGTGAACCGCGTGCTGGGCCATGCCGGCGTGTCCATGCTGGCGTTCGTTGTGATTACGGTCGGGGTGGGCTTCCTGTTTATGCGCCTGCCCACGGGCTTCCTGCCCGATGAGGACCAGGGCCTGATCTTTGGCCAGATCACCATGCCACCCAGTTCCACCCTGGAGCAGACGGCGGCGGTCAACCACATGGTTGCGGACTATATCCTCAAGACCGAAGGCAGGAATGTTGAATCCGTTTATTCCATGAACGGATTCAACTTTGCAGGCCAGGGGCAGAGTGCTGGCGCTTTCTTCATCCGGCTCAAGGACTGGGATGACCGCCCCGCCGCATCACAGACATCGGCTGCGATTGCCATGCGCATCATGATGCATTTCTGGATGAATCCGGCCGCCCAGATATTTGCCATCAACCCGCCTGCCGTACTGGAACTGGGCAACGCCACCGGGTTTGATGTGGAACTGGAAGACCGTGGCCACCTTGGTCATGCCAGGATGCTGGAAGCGCGCAACATGGTGCTGGGTCTTGCGGCCAAGGACCATCGTCTGACCGCCGTGCGCCCTAACGGCATGGAGGACGCAGCGCAGTACCATCTGGATATCGACCGTGAGAAAGCCAATGCGCTGGGCCTCACCATTGCCGATATCAACACCACCATCGAAGGGGCGCTGGGGTCGATCTATGTCAACCAGTTCCTGCGGGATGACCGTGTGAAGCAGGTCTATATCCAGGGCGAACCCGATGCGCGCATGATCCCTGATGACCTGAACAAATGGTACATCCGCAACGCAACCGGCGCGATGGTTCCGTTCAATGCCTTTGTATCCGGGCAGTGGATCATGGGACCGCAGAAGGTGGAGGACTATAACGGCCTGAACGCCTTTGAAATTCTTGGTCAGCCTGCCGCCGGTTACAGTTCGGGTGACTCGATTGCCGCCATCAAGGATGTGCTGGCCAAGCTGCCGCCGGGCGTTGGGTATGAGTGGACCGGCCTGTCGTATGAGCAGATGGCATCAGGCGCCTCCACCGGCCCGCTTTATGCGCTGGCGCTCATTGTCATCCTGTTCTGTCTGGCCGCACTGTACGAAAGCTGGGCCATTCCGTTTGCCGTGCTGCTGGTCATCCCGCTAGGCGTGCTGGGGGCGATTGTCGCAACCTTGGGGCGGGGCCTTGCCAATGATGTCTATTTTCAGGTTGGCCTGCTGACCACGGTGGGGCTGGCGGTGAAGAATGCCATCCTGATCGTGGAATTCGCCAAGGCGTTTTTCGAGAATGGCGCCACACTGGAGGAATCGGTGCTGGAAGCCGGGCGCGAGCGCCTGCGGCCCATCCTCATGACCTCCATTGCTTTCGTGGTGGGTGTGTTCCCGCTGGCCATCGCCACGGGGGCCGGTTCCGCCGCGCGTGTGGCCATTGGCACCGCTGTGGTGGGGGGCATGGTTACGGCAACCCTGCTGGCCGTGTATTTCGTGCCACTGTTTTTTGTCGTTGTCCTGCGCCTGTTCCGGGTAAAGCGCCTGTCCGAACGGACAAAGGGAGAGTAA
- a CDS encoding AraC family transcriptional regulator: MPILSDRSTEQDWIEPDEVPRRIVAYGYAFEHLDKIELEFHCHVKSQIMMVQSGALSCEVEGGFWIVPPHSAIWIPGGARHTVYASGVLKGYNAFIDPAASPAALHSCRAIAITPLLRELLARTAALPLFYETTDAITRMQDVLLDELAAAAVENLHLPMPRDMRVRKIVDRMIEVPSEQAPMTVWASQAGLSTRTLSRLILRETGMSFSRWRQQLCVMLAIKWLATGMTIQQVANALGYESVPSFVTMFRNVLGAPPGRYMAERYSKTGPIEN; the protein is encoded by the coding sequence ATGCCAATATTGTCCGACCGATCAACAGAACAGGACTGGATAGAACCAGATGAGGTTCCGCGCCGTATTGTGGCTTACGGGTATGCGTTCGAGCATCTGGATAAGATCGAGCTGGAATTTCACTGCCACGTTAAAAGCCAGATCATGATGGTTCAAAGCGGCGCATTAAGCTGCGAAGTAGAGGGAGGATTTTGGATCGTCCCGCCGCACAGTGCCATCTGGATCCCCGGTGGTGCGCGCCATACCGTTTATGCAAGTGGAGTGCTCAAAGGGTATAACGCCTTCATTGATCCGGCGGCCAGTCCGGCGGCCCTGCACTCGTGCAGGGCAATCGCGATAACACCACTGTTGCGCGAACTTCTTGCCCGGACCGCAGCCTTGCCACTTTTTTACGAAACAACCGACGCGATTACCCGTATGCAGGATGTACTGCTTGATGAACTTGCTGCAGCGGCCGTCGAGAATCTCCATCTTCCTATGCCTCGTGATATGCGAGTGCGGAAAATTGTTGATCGTATGATAGAAGTACCTTCTGAGCAGGCCCCCATGACTGTCTGGGCCAGTCAGGCTGGATTGAGTACACGCACCCTATCCCGCCTGATCCTCAGGGAGACCGGCATGAGTTTCAGTCGCTGGCGTCAGCAACTCTGCGTCATGCTGGCAATAAAATGGCTGGCGACCGGCATGACGATCCAACAGGTCGCCAATGCTCTGGGTTACGAAAGTGTTCCCAGTTTCGTAACCATGTTTCGCAATGTTCTCGGTGCACCACCTGGGCGATATATGGCTGAACGGTATTCCAAAACTGGCCCGATAGAGAATTAG
- a CDS encoding FAD-dependent monooxygenase, which produces MSRPVLVTGVGPVRLIMAAELARYGPCVRMIDRLPTCTTQSCVLAIWSRTLELLDASGYADAFIATGLRVSAVRLYAGNRTLARVPFGAIAFSFNYLLMLLQSQTE; this is translated from the coding sequence ATGTCGAGGCCCGTTCTCGTTACCGGTGTGGGGCCAGTCAGGCTGATCATGGCCGCTGAACTGGCCCGGTATGGTCCTTGTGTCAGAATGATCGACAGGTTGCCGACCTGCACCACCCAGTCCTGCGTTTTGGCTATCTGGTCCCGGACGTTGGAACTGCTTGATGCATCGGGCTATGCGGATGCGTTTATCGCCACCGGGCTACGGGTAAGCGCTGTCCGTCTTTACGCGGGCAACAGGACACTTGCCCGGGTCCCGTTTGGAGCGATCGCCTTTTCCTTCAATTATCTGCTGATGCTTCTACAATCGCAAACCGAATGA
- a CDS encoding TetR/AcrR family transcriptional regulator, with product MSKNGHEVQLPSPDGCDSRRRGPGRPPEMEECERRERILDAASTVLQECGYHAASMDKVAQHSAMSKRTLYQMFNSKQDLFHTLVSSRLFNVTAPFCHDITDPANELTNLLLALGGIILRPDRISLIRALITESQESADIRQILTSLRCGGRDNVLTNWLSCYMRREGYKVEDVAMYGNMLFGMTIGDLMLQNLACASEPSWIDRMIRPRFECAVRIFLAGLENGCRAPAA from the coding sequence ATGAGTAAGAATGGACATGAAGTGCAACTGCCTTCCCCTGACGGATGCGACAGTCGCAGGCGTGGTCCAGGCCGACCGCCGGAAATGGAAGAATGCGAACGGCGCGAGCGGATACTCGACGCGGCCAGCACGGTGCTGCAGGAATGTGGCTACCATGCCGCATCCATGGACAAGGTGGCGCAGCATTCCGCCATGTCCAAGCGCACGCTGTACCAGATGTTCAATTCCAAGCAGGACCTGTTCCACACACTGGTCAGCAGCCGGCTGTTCAATGTTACGGCCCCGTTCTGCCATGACATAACAGACCCCGCGAACGAACTGACAAACCTGCTGCTGGCGCTGGGCGGGATCATCCTGCGCCCCGACCGGATAAGCCTGATCCGCGCGCTGATCACGGAATCGCAGGAATCGGCTGACATCCGCCAGATCCTGACCAGCCTGCGCTGTGGCGGCCGGGATAATGTCCTGACCAACTGGCTGTCGTGCTACATGCGGCGGGAAGGGTACAAGGTGGAAGATGTTGCGATGTATGGCAACATGCTTTTCGGCATGACGATTGGCGACCTGATGCTGCAGAACCTGGCCTGTGCATCGGAGCCATCATGGATCGACCGCATGATCCGCCCGCGCTTCGAGTGCGCGGTACGAATTTTCCTTGCGGGGCTGGAGAATGGATGCCGCGCACCGGCAGCGTGA
- a CDS encoding FAD-dependent monooxygenase, producing the protein MKARKKILICGAGIAGPVCAYWLHQYGYEVVVAERARTLRDGGQNVDIKGAGQQVIRMMRLVERIEAKNTLEQGQKYVDAAGKLVAAFPKGAFATLTNDFEIMRGDFAQILFEATAQTCDYRFETFVKDLEEKNGSMSVTFNNDSVEEFEFVICAEGISSATRNMILPSETSFRYLGAYMSFFKISKRPEDDQWAYSVNGVDGTFITLRPGNEGETTVLVTFLRKKHDITWDNQDDAKKMLRDALKGRGTIADRISMELETVRDFYFGPMSQVKVSRWSHGRFVLLGDAAYCPTAFTGEGTALALVGAYVLAGEIKRGAHYAEAFNMYEALVRPYVHASQNRMNPVLVRLIHPRSRIAISLTHMVQKILASHHVQKRLRLGAEKREKKITEDFVFPNYA; encoded by the coding sequence GTGAAGGCTCGAAAGAAAATCTTGATTTGTGGCGCTGGTATTGCTGGTCCCGTATGTGCTTACTGGCTGCACCAATATGGCTACGAGGTTGTTGTTGCCGAGAGGGCGCGCACCCTACGTGATGGTGGCCAGAATGTGGATATTAAAGGAGCGGGGCAACAGGTCATCAGGATGATGAGGCTTGTCGAGCGTATCGAAGCCAAAAACACCCTGGAACAGGGGCAGAAATACGTTGATGCCGCAGGAAAACTGGTTGCTGCGTTCCCCAAAGGGGCATTTGCCACTTTGACAAACGATTTTGAAATTATGCGCGGCGATTTCGCGCAGATCCTGTTCGAAGCCACTGCCCAAACATGTGACTATCGTTTTGAAACATTCGTCAAAGACCTTGAAGAGAAAAACGGCAGCATGTCGGTGACGTTCAACAATGATAGTGTCGAAGAGTTTGAATTTGTCATCTGTGCCGAGGGGATCAGTTCAGCGACCAGAAACATGATCCTGCCAAGCGAAACCAGTTTTCGTTATCTTGGTGCCTACATGTCGTTTTTCAAAATTAGCAAACGCCCGGAAGACGATCAATGGGCTTATAGTGTTAATGGTGTCGATGGAACATTCATAACATTGCGGCCGGGCAACGAAGGAGAGACGACTGTTCTTGTCACTTTTCTCCGAAAAAAACACGATATCACGTGGGATAATCAGGATGATGCAAAAAAAATGCTGCGTGATGCCCTGAAGGGGCGGGGAACAATCGCGGACCGTATCAGTATGGAACTGGAGACGGTTCGTGACTTTTATTTCGGACCGATGAGTCAGGTCAAAGTATCCCGCTGGTCGCATGGGCGCTTTGTACTGTTGGGCGATGCGGCCTACTGTCCAACTGCCTTCACGGGTGAAGGAACGGCTCTGGCTCTGGTCGGCGCTTATGTGCTTGCTGGTGAAATCAAGCGGGGTGCACATTACGCAGAGGCTTTCAACATGTATGAAGCTCTTGTTCGTCCTTATGTGCATGCCTCGCAGAACCGGATGAATCCCGTTCTCGTGCGTCTTATTCATCCTCGAAGCCGAATAGCGATTTCACTGACGCATATGGTCCAGAAAATCCTTGCAAGTCATCATGTTCAGAAACGTCTCAGACTGGGCGCAGAGAAACGGGAGAAGAAAATCACAGAAGACTTTGTATTTCCGAATTATGCGTGA